One genomic region from Nymphalis io chromosome 18, ilAglIoxx1.1, whole genome shotgun sequence encodes:
- the LOC126775482 gene encoding uncharacterized protein LOC126775482, with protein MFYNSNLMSNNTLGIVWCYANQQRVSNDDVELPKICSTIEKWVNHDGTRRGRLSLRTSTLLLNGTARLYKEELDKLYKDCIQLDKRMLYRRSRSTSVTDDNHSSSPEIEHSRNSMKNNKRRKHNKRHRSSKSNSQRSLAEDRRQSEGSRNVESFETGPANYDRQNFSTTKTSDAGVQTTKSYIANLRNKYSYTRNNANLAADTPMGLIMVYNNISRLPSKIICANINKDVNLL; from the exons atgttttacaattcaaatttaatgaGCAACAATACATTAGGAATTGTTTGGTGTTACGCAAATCAGCAGAGAGTTTCCAATGATGATGTTGAATTGCCGAAAATATG TTCTACAATAGAGAAATGGGTTAATCACGACGGTACTCGACGAGGACGGCTGTCCCTCCGGACCTCCACGCTGTTACTTAACGGCACGGCACGTTTATATAAGGAGGAACTCGACAAGTTATATAAAg ATTGTATTCAACTTGACAAAAGGATGCTGTATCGTCGTTCGCGAAGCACATCTGTCACAGATGATAATCATTCATCCTCACCAGAGATAGAACATTCGAGAA ATTCAATGAAGAATAACAAACGACGCAAACATAATAAACGTCATAGAAGTTCTAAAAGCAATTCACAGAGGTCGCTAGCGGAGGATCGTCGGCAATCGGAAGGTTCACGGAACGTCGAAAGCTTTGAAACTGGTCCTGCGAATTATGAC cggCAGAACTTTTCCACAACGAAAACATCAGACGCAGGAGTCCAAACGACAAAATCATACATCGCCAATTTGAGAAATAAGTATAGTTACACTCGTAATAATGCAAATCTGGCCGCTGACACACCCATGGGCCTTATTATGGTGTACAATAATATTTCACGCTTGCCGAGCAAAATAATATGTGCCAATATTAACAAGGATGTTAATTTGctttga
- the LOC126775490 gene encoding uncharacterized protein LOC126775490, with product MLRTIVLCALVAFVRGQTTVVDKCIINEGDLPIHQYVEGCTTPPCLLPQLQDVVINVVFRASRTIRSMRTLATASVNFGVNIDIQYDLGANAVTCNFLTNTYCPVIKDEVIQYTLKMYIEPLFFVGTSATVEFRVVGDNSEPLWCLRLAIRIVDAIEQSYEKRMNTTQTLTLN from the exons ATGCTGCGAACTATCGTGTTGTGTGCGCTCGTCGCGTTTGTGAGGGGCCAGACTACTGTTGTCGATAAAT GTATTATCAATGAAGGCGACCTCCCAATCCACCAGTATGTGGAAGGCTGCACCACGCCACCGTGCCTCCTGCCCCAGCTACAGGACGTtgttataaacgttgttttcaGAGCTT CTCGCACTATCAGAAGTATGAGGACACTCGCGACTGCCAGCGTGAACTTCGGTGTCAACATTGATATTCAATACGATCTAGGAGCCAATGCAGTCACGTGCAACTTCCTAACGAACACTTACTGCCCCGTTATAAAGGACGAAGTTATTCAGTATACATTGAAAATGTATATCGAGCCACTATTCTTCGTG GGCACATCCGCGACAGTTGAATTCCGGGTTGTGGGCGATAACAGCGAACCTCTTTGGTGCCTTCGATTAGCGATCAGGATTGTAGACGCCATCGAACAGTCCTATGAAAAGAGAATGAACACAACACAAACGCTTACCTTAAACTga